A single window of Achromobacter xylosoxidans DNA harbors:
- a CDS encoding 3-hydroxyacyl-CoA dehydrogenase, which produces MSGGQPQGARQLATSGLFDDVVTGDVIGAAAARATVLAEKGAPYPRARDGELDAAEVQSTVAAQRAKLTARQKLQPAYGALLAALAASTLPFDAGLQKERDLFLALVPTTAAQAQRYQFKVEREATKLPPAFQVPAREVRSIAVIGAGTMGSGIAISALDVGLAVLLLEQDGAALERGRQRIADHYRERVAAGKLSADAASSNEARLQASLEWERLQQADLVIEAVFEDLAVKQEVFRKIDVHARPGAVLATNTSYLDIDPIAAATSRPQDVLGLHFFSPANVMKLLEVVRGAKTAPGVLSTGMALGATLKKMPVLTGNAFGFIGNRIYNAYRRQCEFMLEDGAWPEDVDTALTGLGFAMGPFAVADLSGLDIAWRMRKAQAATRDPRERYVSILDQLCEAGRLGRKTGAGYYAYVDGKQVKAIDATVRGVIEQASAQRGIIRRALAPEEIQRRALLAMVNEAALLFAEGVASRPSDIDVVLVQGYGFPRWEGGPVFWARQQDRSQLESDLQRLADEAGFGFSLGNLEPLLST; this is translated from the coding sequence ATGTCCGGCGGTCAGCCCCAAGGCGCTCGACAACTCGCCACGTCGGGCCTGTTCGACGATGTGGTGACCGGCGACGTCATTGGCGCAGCAGCTGCGCGCGCGACGGTGCTCGCTGAAAAGGGCGCTCCTTATCCACGGGCTCGGGATGGCGAACTCGATGCTGCGGAGGTGCAGTCCACGGTGGCCGCGCAGCGGGCAAAGCTCACCGCCCGCCAGAAGCTGCAGCCGGCTTATGGCGCGCTGCTTGCCGCCCTGGCTGCGTCTACGCTGCCGTTCGACGCAGGCCTGCAGAAGGAGCGGGACCTGTTTCTGGCTCTTGTGCCTACTACGGCCGCCCAGGCGCAGCGCTACCAGTTCAAAGTCGAGCGGGAAGCCACCAAGCTGCCGCCGGCGTTCCAGGTGCCCGCGCGGGAGGTGCGTTCCATCGCTGTGATCGGGGCCGGAACCATGGGCTCAGGCATCGCCATCTCGGCGCTTGATGTTGGTTTGGCCGTGCTGCTGCTGGAGCAGGACGGAGCTGCGCTGGAACGAGGGCGGCAACGCATTGCCGACCACTACCGTGAACGCGTCGCAGCGGGCAAGCTCTCGGCCGACGCCGCGTCGTCCAACGAGGCACGCCTTCAGGCCAGCCTTGAATGGGAACGTCTGCAGCAGGCCGACCTGGTGATCGAGGCCGTCTTTGAAGACCTGGCTGTCAAGCAGGAGGTCTTTCGCAAGATCGACGTCCATGCGCGGCCGGGCGCTGTCCTGGCGACGAACACCTCCTACCTCGACATCGACCCGATCGCTGCAGCCACTTCCCGCCCGCAGGACGTGCTGGGGCTGCATTTCTTCAGCCCGGCGAACGTGATGAAGCTGCTTGAGGTGGTGCGCGGCGCAAAGACCGCCCCGGGCGTGCTGTCCACCGGCATGGCGCTCGGTGCTACCCTGAAGAAGATGCCGGTGCTGACTGGGAATGCCTTCGGCTTTATCGGCAACCGGATCTACAACGCCTACCGCCGCCAATGCGAGTTCATGCTCGAGGATGGTGCCTGGCCCGAGGACGTGGATACTGCGCTGACGGGGCTGGGCTTTGCGATGGGGCCGTTCGCCGTGGCCGATCTCTCCGGCCTCGACATTGCCTGGCGTATGCGCAAGGCGCAGGCGGCGACGCGTGATCCGCGTGAGCGCTACGTGTCCATTCTGGATCAGCTGTGCGAGGCCGGACGCCTGGGGCGCAAGACCGGCGCGGGCTACTACGCCTATGTGGACGGCAAGCAGGTGAAAGCCATCGATGCCACTGTTCGCGGTGTGATCGAGCAGGCGAGTGCGCAACGCGGCATCATCCGGCGTGCGCTTGCTCCCGAAGAGATCCAACGCCGGGCCTTGCTCGCCATGGTCAACGAGGCCGCCTTGCTGTTCGCCGAAGGAGTGGCATCCCGCCCCAGCGACATCGACGTGGTGCTGGTGCAAGGCTATGGATTCCCGCGTTGGGAGGGTGGCCCGGTGTTTTGGGCTCGCCAGCAGGATCGCTCCCAGCTCGAGAGCGACCTCCAACGTCTGGCGGATGAGGCCGGTTTCGGCTTCTCTCTGGGCAACCTCGAACCACTACTTTCAACCTGA
- a CDS encoding enoyl-CoA hydratase/isomerase family protein, producing the protein MLDIRNGIAVITLDNPPVNSLGHALREHIVQQLDAAEADSAVRGIVLAGSENAFSAGADVTEFGTPHQLQEPILRTVVARLEASSKPVVAAISGVALGGGLELALGCHGRIVQERARIGLPEITLGLIPGPQRMSDCLA; encoded by the coding sequence ATGCTGGACATCCGCAACGGCATCGCCGTCATCACCCTGGACAACCCGCCCGTCAACAGCCTGGGCCACGCGTTGCGCGAACACATCGTGCAGCAGCTCGACGCCGCGGAGGCCGATTCCGCCGTGCGAGGCATTGTGCTGGCCGGTAGCGAAAATGCATTCTCTGCCGGCGCTGATGTGACCGAGTTCGGCACGCCGCACCAGTTGCAGGAGCCCATCCTGCGCACGGTCGTCGCTCGTCTGGAAGCGAGCAGCAAGCCAGTTGTTGCGGCCATCTCCGGCGTTGCCTTGGGCGGTGGTCTGGAGCTGGCACTGGGCTGCCATGGGCGTATAGTCCAGGAAAGGGCCCGTATCGGGCTTCCCGAGATTACGTTGGGCCTGATCCCCGGACCTCAGCGCATGAGCGACTGCCTCGCCTAG
- a CDS encoding acyl-CoA dehydrogenase family protein — protein MALDQETFQLLKDSVQRFVRERLVPAENHLEEHDEVPTDIVADMKELGLFGISIPEEYGGIGLSMAQECEVAYELGQTALAFRSVAGTNIGIGSQGILMDGTPEQKAEYLPRIASGELIISFALTEPDAGSDAASLKTKAVADGSDYVISGTKRFITNAPRAGAFTLMARTGGPGAGGISAFVVPAGLPGLTLGKPDKKMGQKGTRTCDVNLDNVRVPAVNIIGGEAGKGFKTAMKVLDRGRLHISALACGMAQRILQEGVAYAQQRKQFGQRIGDFQLVQAMLADSQAELLAGWALVRETAQRYDAKPFGVTDPEVSMRASCTKMFTTEMVGRVADRGVQIHGGSGYINEFPVERFYRDVRLLRLYEGTTQIQQLVIGKQLMKAE, from the coding sequence ATGGCGCTTGATCAAGAAACCTTCCAACTGCTGAAAGACAGCGTTCAACGCTTCGTCCGCGAGCGGCTGGTGCCCGCCGAAAACCATCTCGAAGAGCACGACGAAGTGCCGACCGACATCGTGGCCGACATGAAAGAGCTCGGCTTGTTCGGCATCTCGATTCCCGAGGAGTACGGCGGCATTGGCCTGTCGATGGCCCAGGAGTGCGAGGTCGCCTATGAGCTTGGCCAGACAGCGCTTGCGTTCCGCTCGGTAGCGGGGACGAACATTGGCATCGGCTCGCAAGGCATCCTGATGGATGGCACGCCCGAACAGAAGGCCGAATACCTGCCGCGCATCGCCAGCGGAGAATTGATCATCTCCTTCGCGCTCACGGAACCCGATGCGGGGTCGGATGCGGCATCGTTAAAGACCAAGGCCGTGGCTGATGGCAGCGACTACGTGATCAGTGGTACGAAGCGCTTTATCACCAATGCGCCGCGCGCAGGTGCCTTCACGCTGATGGCACGCACCGGCGGCCCGGGGGCGGGTGGCATTTCCGCCTTCGTCGTCCCGGCCGGTCTGCCGGGTTTGACCCTCGGTAAGCCCGACAAGAAGATGGGACAGAAAGGCACGCGCACTTGCGACGTCAATCTCGACAACGTGCGGGTTCCCGCCGTCAACATCATCGGCGGCGAAGCAGGCAAGGGTTTCAAGACGGCGATGAAGGTGCTCGACCGCGGTCGCCTGCACATCTCGGCCCTGGCCTGCGGCATGGCACAGCGCATCCTGCAGGAGGGCGTGGCCTATGCGCAGCAGCGCAAGCAGTTCGGCCAGCGCATCGGCGACTTTCAGTTGGTACAGGCAATGCTGGCCGACAGCCAGGCCGAACTGCTGGCCGGCTGGGCGCTGGTGCGTGAAACCGCGCAGCGCTACGACGCCAAGCCCTTTGGGGTCACCGATCCGGAAGTGAGCATGCGCGCCTCGTGCACCAAGATGTTCACGACCGAAATGGTGGGCCGCGTCGCTGACCGTGGCGTGCAGATCCACGGCGGCTCGGGCTACATCAACGAGTTTCCGGTCGAGCGCTTCTATCGCGATGTGCGCCTGCTGCGCCTGTATGAAGGCACGACGCAGATCCAGCAACTCGTCATCGGCAAGCAACTGATGAAGGCCGAGTGA
- a CDS encoding LysR family transcriptional regulator, which yields MDAHALTLFVDIVEAGNLSLAARNMKMSRANISYHLTQLERSVGMQLMRRTTRRVELTDIGQRLYHHGCVIRNEVLAAKESVAVFGKSLHGAVRLSLPTGFGHMVMSSWLIEFKRLYPDIDLDLLFDNRVDDLLREEVDIAVRVMSEPPQQMVAIELAQVRYVTCASIDYARGHAMPERLEELGDVPLITSAVAGRKLRVSAYQDGEERRELTLHPTLASENFQFLREAILASLGVGLVPDYVVRQDVAEGRMVTALSDWRLSVFGTRMFLLRMPGAYQTVATRTLIDFVVQKARSWST from the coding sequence ATGGACGCCCACGCACTCACACTCTTCGTCGACATCGTGGAAGCAGGGAATCTCAGCCTGGCCGCGCGGAACATGAAGATGAGCCGGGCCAATATCAGTTATCACCTGACCCAGCTTGAAAGGTCGGTCGGGATGCAGCTGATGCGGCGCACGACGCGGCGTGTGGAGCTCACGGACATTGGCCAACGCCTCTACCACCACGGGTGCGTCATTCGCAATGAAGTACTCGCAGCCAAGGAGTCGGTGGCGGTGTTCGGCAAAAGCCTGCATGGCGCGGTTCGGCTCAGCTTGCCCACCGGATTCGGGCACATGGTGATGTCCAGTTGGCTGATCGAGTTCAAGCGCCTCTATCCTGACATCGATCTCGATCTGCTGTTCGACAATCGCGTCGACGATCTCCTGCGCGAAGAAGTGGACATCGCGGTACGCGTTATGTCGGAGCCTCCCCAACAGATGGTGGCCATCGAGCTGGCCCAGGTGCGCTACGTCACCTGCGCATCGATCGACTACGCCCGCGGGCACGCGATGCCAGAGCGGCTGGAGGAACTCGGCGATGTTCCCCTGATCACGTCGGCCGTGGCGGGGCGCAAACTGAGAGTCTCGGCCTATCAAGACGGTGAGGAACGGCGCGAACTGACGCTGCACCCCACCCTGGCATCGGAGAACTTCCAGTTCCTTCGGGAGGCCATCCTCGCCAGCCTGGGCGTCGGTCTCGTCCCTGACTATGTCGTCCGCCAGGATGTTGCCGAGGGACGCATGGTCACCGCTTTGTCCGATTGGCGCCTGAGCGTGTTCGGTACCCGCATGTTCCTGCTGCGGATGCCAGGCGCCTATCAAACCGTTGCAACCCGCACGCTCATCGACTTTGTCGTCCAGAAGGCACGGTCTTGGTCGACGTAG
- a CDS encoding DEAD/DEAH box helicase, protein MADFFIEHSHMLALKPISSPNSGFRPGQLGALHSVAAHFSVYDEPAIVSLPTGYGKTAVIMALPFLLGSNRVLVVEPTDVLRRQTSAHFGELSTLRKLKVLPAEAGNPHVHPQKGRPLSADEWLAFQTFDVVVSTPASTSPVLEPVSPADLFDLIIFDEAHHAPADTWSAYLGHYSRAKFVFLTATPFRRDKKAIPGRLAYSYPVSKASREQAFGSVSFRPAPVHNDHDEDEVDLAIARVAIAQLREDQAQGFDHRLFARASSISAARKLTGIYAGLGARVEAIDSGISKRRQEQLEVSLLQGELEGIVCVDMFGEGYDFPKLKIAALHAPHRSLVPTIQFIGRFARTNDERTGNATLVSTVSRLQDATARLFQEGVDIASLIDEEARRQLAEGAADESILEILKPKRQTVSDYDAVSPMSFELYAHARIFQCDVAPDFTLFEALIGRRLHLAKQWISDDGLITLLLTVDHEPPNWATADVLVNVRHDVFLLAYNAATRLCFIGSTRRTDRLYIALMQVVAKDHHRPLSFEETIRARAGLTDMRFYAVGLRNTAVNSQAESYRMLTGPRAERAVTPGDGRAYVQGHYFGSGLEDGERETIGASSNSRIWSNQRLSVSQYLEWISKLNNRLNGDETLAESQLDLVQHSRTLRRIPDVVIGGSWSRNAYKQAHRLRYRRVGQQQWLYRQITDLELSSFASGPDGLDFEIVSDSDAVPYRMSLAGGALFRQHGAGWEVEISSTHDDWLDFDQWLSMHPPIFYAADKSSFEGMNCYPPPKLASNRLLDEDVENPGWDGCEIGREFDADNPERMTVHRHLELWIRAKENLEVLVYDHRTGEAADYIAVTREEDDRVLVSLYHCKGAGGEPNGARVDDVYEVTCQLLKSVVYCESRVLVEHVEHRINERRHRRPSVFKVGNLAMLQEILLNRSADKVIFAIYGVQPGISKGQIDAHLADLMAFSIDYVKRGGAAVGKWLVNA, encoded by the coding sequence GTGGCCGATTTCTTCATTGAACATAGCCACATGCTGGCTTTGAAACCCATTAGCAGTCCGAACTCGGGTTTTAGGCCAGGCCAGTTGGGCGCTCTTCATTCTGTGGCGGCCCACTTTTCGGTCTACGACGAGCCGGCCATAGTGTCTTTGCCGACTGGATATGGGAAGACTGCCGTGATCATGGCGCTTCCTTTTTTGTTGGGCTCAAACCGTGTGCTGGTGGTGGAACCCACGGATGTGCTGAGACGACAGACCTCGGCCCACTTCGGTGAACTGTCGACGCTACGCAAGCTCAAGGTCTTACCGGCGGAGGCAGGAAATCCTCATGTACATCCACAGAAGGGCAGGCCATTGAGCGCCGATGAATGGCTTGCCTTTCAAACTTTCGATGTGGTCGTGTCCACGCCAGCGAGCACCTCGCCGGTCCTGGAGCCCGTAAGTCCCGCAGATCTATTCGATTTGATTATCTTTGACGAGGCGCACCATGCTCCAGCAGACACTTGGAGTGCGTATCTCGGTCACTACTCCCGCGCCAAGTTTGTCTTCTTGACGGCTACTCCATTCAGGCGCGATAAAAAGGCAATTCCGGGTCGTCTGGCATATAGCTATCCAGTTTCCAAGGCGTCTCGCGAACAAGCGTTTGGGAGTGTCTCCTTTCGTCCAGCGCCTGTGCATAACGATCACGATGAGGACGAGGTGGACCTTGCCATCGCAAGGGTGGCGATTGCACAGTTGCGGGAAGATCAGGCGCAAGGATTCGACCATCGACTGTTTGCGCGAGCATCCTCGATATCCGCTGCTAGGAAGCTGACGGGGATTTACGCCGGGCTGGGGGCGAGGGTAGAAGCGATCGACAGCGGAATTTCCAAACGGAGGCAGGAGCAACTGGAGGTCTCCTTGCTCCAGGGCGAGCTGGAGGGAATAGTCTGCGTTGACATGTTCGGGGAGGGCTATGACTTTCCAAAGCTGAAGATCGCAGCACTCCATGCGCCGCACCGCTCCCTAGTTCCAACGATACAGTTCATAGGTCGGTTTGCGCGAACAAATGATGAACGCACGGGCAACGCTACTTTAGTGTCGACTGTGAGTCGTCTGCAAGATGCCACCGCAAGGCTCTTTCAAGAGGGAGTGGACATCGCTTCCCTTATCGACGAAGAGGCGAGGCGTCAGCTCGCCGAAGGGGCTGCCGATGAATCAATCTTGGAGATCTTGAAGCCGAAGAGGCAGACAGTCTCGGACTACGACGCCGTGTCGCCAATGTCATTTGAGCTATATGCCCATGCTCGAATCTTTCAGTGCGACGTGGCCCCGGACTTCACTTTGTTTGAGGCATTGATAGGGCGAAGGCTTCACTTGGCTAAGCAGTGGATCTCGGATGATGGGTTGATCACACTGCTTTTGACCGTCGACCATGAGCCGCCGAACTGGGCGACTGCTGACGTGCTTGTAAATGTACGACACGACGTTTTCCTGCTGGCCTACAACGCTGCTACACGGTTGTGCTTCATCGGCTCCACTCGTAGAACAGATCGCTTATATATCGCACTAATGCAGGTCGTGGCCAAGGATCACCATAGACCTTTGAGCTTCGAGGAGACCATCCGTGCGCGCGCCGGCCTCACGGATATGCGCTTCTACGCTGTTGGCTTGCGTAACACGGCCGTAAATTCGCAAGCAGAATCCTATCGCATGCTAACTGGACCTCGTGCTGAGCGAGCGGTCACGCCGGGCGATGGGCGCGCCTACGTACAAGGACATTACTTTGGGAGTGGATTGGAAGATGGCGAGCGTGAAACCATCGGAGCAAGCAGTAACTCGCGTATATGGAGCAATCAACGTCTCTCCGTATCGCAATACCTTGAGTGGATATCGAAGCTGAACAATCGCTTGAATGGCGACGAAACGCTAGCAGAGTCTCAGCTAGATCTCGTCCAGCATTCGCGGACGTTGCGGCGAATCCCAGATGTTGTTATTGGTGGAAGTTGGTCGCGCAATGCCTACAAGCAGGCGCATCGGTTGAGATATCGACGTGTTGGGCAGCAGCAGTGGCTCTATCGCCAAATCACTGATCTAGAGCTCTCGTCATTCGCCTCAGGACCTGATGGCCTGGATTTCGAAATCGTCTCGGACTCAGATGCGGTGCCCTACCGCATGTCTTTAGCCGGGGGCGCATTGTTTCGACAGCACGGCGCTGGTTGGGAAGTCGAAATATCTAGCACGCACGATGACTGGTTGGATTTTGACCAGTGGCTTTCTATGCATCCTCCAATCTTTTACGCAGCCGACAAGTCATCGTTCGAAGGGATGAACTGCTACCCGCCTCCGAAGCTGGCCAGCAATCGGCTTCTTGATGAGGACGTCGAGAACCCTGGGTGGGATGGCTGTGAGATCGGTAGAGAGTTTGACGCCGATAATCCCGAACGAATGACCGTCCACAGACATTTGGAATTGTGGATCAGGGCGAAGGAAAATCTCGAGGTCCTCGTTTATGACCACAGGACTGGGGAGGCCGCCGACTACATCGCGGTCACACGAGAAGAAGACGACAGAGTCCTCGTGAGTCTGTATCACTGCAAGGGAGCTGGGGGCGAACCAAATGGTGCCCGTGTTGACGACGTCTACGAAGTCACCTGCCAGCTACTAAAGTCAGTTGTTTATTGCGAATCCCGTGTGTTGGTCGAGCATGTGGAGCATCGGATAAATGAAAGGCGGCATAGGCGTCCGTCAGTCTTCAAGGTCGGCAATCTTGCAATGTTGCAAGAGATCTTGCTGAACCGGAGCGCGGACAAAGTCATTTTCGCCATCTATGGCGTGCAGCCGGGGATTTCGAAAGGACAGATTGATGCCCACCTCGCTGATCTTATGGCCTTCAGTATTGACTACGTGAAAAGAGGGGGCGCGGCCGTTGGGAAGTGGTTGGTGAATGCATAG
- a CDS encoding MFS transporter produces the protein MANASTPSAWATPARTTYTVLFVCWLAILFEGYDVGVMGAVLPALADDKSWNLSSIELGMLGSYALAGMFVGSFAVGTLSDLLGRRRMLLACVTLFSLTMIGAAWAPTPTWFAAFRFIGGLGLGGVIPVAAALTIEYSPPAKRGFNYGVMYSGYSLGILCSAAVAMAVLQHWGWRAVILVGAAPLLLVPVLARLLPESLEYLLAKGDEAGARAMAQRLGIASLEPFRPREVTGEKTTWRDVMAAVFAPRHLRATLCFWGALFLGMMLVYGLNTWLPQIMRKNGYDLGSSISFLLVFSLASAIGGLVLGQFADKSEPRRIVALFYLVGAIGIYCLTYNNPLAVNYLWVALAGIGSISSSLILTGYLAGYYPAHARGAATGWALSFARIGAMSGPIVGGYLAGLQLPLAWNFMAFSCAAVLAAVFVILIPGRYAGGASAQPAAGARTLEQQRS, from the coding sequence ATGGCTAACGCCTCCACTCCGTCCGCCTGGGCCACGCCCGCGCGGACCACCTACACCGTGCTGTTCGTTTGCTGGCTGGCCATCCTGTTCGAGGGCTACGACGTCGGCGTCATGGGCGCGGTGCTGCCGGCGTTGGCCGACGACAAGAGCTGGAATCTCAGTTCGATCGAACTGGGCATGCTGGGCAGCTACGCGCTGGCAGGCATGTTCGTCGGCTCGTTCGCGGTGGGCACGCTGTCCGACCTGCTGGGCCGCCGGCGCATGCTGCTGGCCTGCGTGACGCTGTTCTCCCTGACCATGATCGGCGCGGCCTGGGCGCCCACCCCGACCTGGTTCGCGGCCTTCCGCTTCATCGGCGGCCTGGGGCTGGGCGGCGTGATCCCGGTGGCGGCGGCATTGACGATCGAGTATTCACCGCCCGCAAAGCGCGGCTTCAACTACGGCGTCATGTACTCCGGCTACTCGCTCGGCATCCTGTGCTCGGCCGCGGTGGCCATGGCGGTGCTGCAGCACTGGGGCTGGCGCGCGGTGATCCTGGTGGGCGCGGCGCCGCTGCTGCTGGTGCCGGTGCTGGCGCGCCTGCTGCCCGAGTCGCTCGAATACCTGCTGGCCAAGGGCGACGAGGCCGGCGCCCGCGCCATGGCGCAACGCCTGGGCATCGCCTCGCTGGAGCCGTTCCGCCCGCGCGAAGTGACGGGCGAGAAGACCACCTGGCGCGATGTGATGGCCGCGGTTTTCGCGCCGCGCCACCTGCGCGCCACCCTGTGCTTCTGGGGAGCGCTGTTCCTGGGCATGATGCTGGTCTACGGCCTGAACACCTGGCTGCCGCAGATCATGCGCAAGAACGGCTACGACCTGGGGTCGAGCATCTCGTTCCTGCTGGTCTTCAGCCTGGCCTCCGCGATCGGCGGCCTGGTGCTGGGCCAGTTCGCCGACAAGAGCGAACCGCGCAGGATCGTGGCGCTGTTCTATCTGGTGGGCGCTATCGGCATCTATTGCCTGACCTACAACAATCCGCTGGCGGTCAACTACCTGTGGGTGGCGCTGGCAGGGATCGGCAGCATTTCGTCTTCGCTGATCCTGACCGGCTATCTGGCGGGCTACTACCCGGCGCATGCGCGTGGCGCCGCCACCGGCTGGGCGCTGTCGTTCGCCCGCATCGGCGCGATGAGCGGCCCCATCGTCGGCGGCTATCTGGCCGGGCTGCAGCTGCCGCTGGCATGGAATTTCATGGCGTTCTCGTGCGCGGCGGTGCTGGCGGCGGTGTTCGTGATCCTGATCCCGGGGCGCTACGCCGGTGGCGCGTCGGCGCAACCCGCGGCCGGCGCGCGGACGCTGGAACAGCAGCGTTCCTGA
- the pstB gene encoding phosphate ABC transporter ATP-binding protein PstB — MENTATAVKNKIEVKNLNFYYGKFHAIRNVNMSIQEKKVTAFIGPSGCGKSTLLRTFNRMFELYPGQRAEGEIILDGENLLTAKTDISLIRAKVGMVFQKPTPFPMSIYDNIAFGVRLFERLSKGEMDERVEWALSKAALWNEVKDKLHQSGNSLSGGQQQRLCIARGVAIKPEVLLLDEPCSALDPISTAKIEELIAELKNDYTVVIVTHNMQQAARCSDFTAYMYLGELMEFGQTDQIFVKPSRKETEDYITGRFG, encoded by the coding sequence ATGGAAAACACCGCCACCGCCGTCAAGAACAAGATCGAGGTCAAGAACCTGAACTTCTACTACGGCAAGTTCCATGCGATCCGCAATGTGAACATGTCGATCCAGGAGAAGAAGGTCACCGCCTTCATCGGCCCGTCGGGCTGCGGCAAGTCGACGCTGCTGCGCACCTTCAACCGCATGTTCGAGCTGTACCCGGGCCAGCGCGCCGAGGGCGAGATCATCCTGGACGGCGAGAACCTGCTGACCGCCAAGACCGATATCTCGCTGATCCGCGCCAAGGTCGGCATGGTGTTCCAGAAGCCCACGCCGTTTCCCATGAGCATCTACGACAACATCGCCTTCGGCGTGCGCCTGTTCGAGCGCCTGTCCAAGGGCGAGATGGACGAGCGCGTGGAGTGGGCGCTGAGCAAGGCCGCGCTCTGGAACGAAGTGAAGGACAAGCTGCACCAGAGCGGCAACAGCCTGTCGGGCGGCCAGCAACAGCGCCTGTGCATCGCGCGCGGCGTGGCCATCAAGCCGGAAGTGCTGCTGCTGGACGAGCCGTGTTCGGCACTGGATCCGATCTCGACCGCCAAGATCGAGGAACTGATCGCCGAACTGAAGAACGACTACACCGTCGTCATCGTGACCCACAACATGCAGCAGGCCGCCCGCTGTTCGGATTTCACGGCCTACATGTACCTGGGCGAACTGATGGAATTCGGCCAGACTGACCAGATCTTCGTGAAGCCGTCGCGCAAGGAAACCGAGGACTACATCACCGGCCGCTTCGGCTGA